A genomic region of Fundidesulfovibrio terrae contains the following coding sequences:
- a CDS encoding CpaF family protein: MSPAGGISPHSDAAKNAETYHDIKMRIHDRLIELMDLTRLESMPRELFKSEVAKLSEKLLNEEFRDVPLNQGERDRLVREIHDEMRGHGPLEPFLRDPTVNDILVNTFDHIYVERSGKLELTEARFKDNAHLKKIIDRIVNRMGRRVDETTPMVDARLPDGSRVNAIIPPLSIDGPVLSIRKFSKEPLELTDLIKYKSMPVEFGDVLQSIVRGRQNILISGGTGSGKTTLLNCLSRFIPNDERIVTIEDAAELQLKQEHVVRLETRPPNLEGKGEVTQRDLVKNSLRMRPDRIIIGEVRGAEALDMLQAMNTGHDGSLATIHSNSPRDALMRLETMMYMAGFNMTPASLKRYISSAIDIVVQIARLSDGTRKMLSFQEITGMEGEVITMQEIFAFEQHGLTTDGKVRGRFVSRGIRPRFSERLEAKGIKMPGNLFVQRTMLDI, translated from the coding sequence ATGTCCCCGGCCGGAGGGATTTCGCCGCATTCCGATGCTGCAAAGAATGCCGAGACGTATCATGACATCAAGATGCGTATCCATGACCGCCTCATTGAGCTCATGGATCTGACGCGTCTGGAATCCATGCCGCGAGAGCTGTTCAAGAGCGAAGTAGCGAAGCTCTCAGAAAAGCTCCTCAACGAAGAGTTCCGGGACGTCCCCCTCAACCAGGGCGAGCGGGACCGGCTCGTGCGGGAAATCCACGACGAAATGAGGGGGCACGGTCCGCTGGAGCCGTTTTTGCGCGACCCCACCGTCAACGACATCCTCGTGAACACCTTCGACCACATCTACGTGGAGCGCAGCGGGAAGCTCGAACTGACGGAAGCCCGTTTCAAGGACAACGCGCACCTCAAAAAGATCATCGACCGGATCGTGAACAGGATGGGACGGCGCGTGGACGAAACAACGCCCATGGTTGACGCCCGCCTGCCTGACGGTTCGCGCGTCAACGCCATCATTCCGCCCTTGTCCATCGACGGCCCGGTGTTGTCCATCCGCAAATTCTCCAAGGAGCCGCTGGAACTCACGGACTTGATCAAATACAAGTCCATGCCCGTGGAATTCGGCGACGTACTGCAAAGCATCGTCCGGGGAAGACAGAACATCCTTATTTCCGGAGGCACCGGCAGCGGAAAGACGACACTGCTCAACTGCCTGTCGCGATTCATTCCCAACGATGAACGCATCGTCACCATCGAGGACGCGGCCGAACTGCAACTGAAGCAGGAACACGTGGTCCGCCTGGAAACGCGCCCCCCCAACCTCGAAGGCAAGGGCGAGGTCACTCAACGTGATCTCGTCAAGAACTCCCTGCGCATGCGCCCGGACAGGATCATCATCGGCGAGGTGCGCGGCGCCGAAGCCCTCGACATGTTGCAGGCCATGAACACGGGCCATGACGGGTCCCTCGCCACAATCCACTCCAACAGTCCGCGCGACGCCCTCATGCGCCTGGAGACGATGATGTACATGGCCGGTTTCAATATGACCCCGGCATCACTTAAGCGTTACATCAGCTCGGCCATCGACATTGTGGTCCAGATTGCCCGCCTCTCGGACGGCACCCGCAAGATGCTCAGCTTTCAAGAAATCACCGGCATGGAGGGAGAGGTCATCACCATGCAGGAAATTTTCGCTTTCGAGCAGCACGGCCTGACCACAGACGGCAAAGTGCGCGGCAGGTTCGTATCCAGGGGGATCAGGCCGAGATTCTCCGAACGTCTTGAAGCCAAAGGCATCAAGATGCCGGGCAACCTCTTCGTTCAGCGCACGATGCTGGATATTTAA
- a CDS encoding type II secretion system F family protein — translation MPVWLYLVILGACTILGFSVFQIVSALQDSEREALRNRLAALGRSSTTDGPESYLRGGRPSHAPWLKLILFRKSWNDTLWWMLRQANLDISLGSFVLVSVLLALLGGGAARLLGWGIILQVVLFIAFLLVPIGWVRIKIRKRLTLFEEQLPEALDLIGRSLKAGHTFTSGMTLVSQEFADPIREEFRLTIEEINFGGHINDALDSLAERVPSPDVVFFVAAVKIQSETGGKLTEIMDSISYLIRERAKLKGKVAALSAEGRYSGLVMFLLPPVMMGVIKFLNPKYMAVLFDTTAGNYILYASGTMLAIGILVIQRMVNIRV, via the coding sequence ATGCCGGTCTGGCTTTATCTGGTGATACTCGGGGCCTGCACCATCCTGGGCTTTTCTGTCTTTCAGATCGTCTCAGCCCTGCAAGACAGCGAAAGGGAGGCCCTCCGCAACCGGCTGGCCGCCCTCGGCAGGTCCTCGACGACCGACGGACCGGAAAGCTATCTCAGAGGAGGACGGCCAAGCCACGCCCCCTGGCTGAAGCTGATCTTGTTCCGTAAAAGCTGGAACGACACGCTCTGGTGGATGTTGCGCCAGGCGAACCTGGATATATCCCTGGGATCGTTCGTGCTCGTTTCGGTCCTGTTGGCCTTGCTTGGAGGGGGAGCTGCGAGGCTCCTGGGGTGGGGGATCATCCTGCAGGTTGTCCTCTTCATAGCATTCTTGCTCGTCCCGATAGGATGGGTCCGAATAAAAATCCGCAAGCGCCTGACTCTCTTCGAGGAACAATTGCCCGAGGCACTGGACCTCATCGGGCGTTCGCTCAAGGCCGGCCATACCTTCACAAGCGGTATGACCCTGGTCTCCCAGGAGTTCGCAGACCCTATTCGGGAAGAGTTCCGTTTGACGATCGAGGAGATCAATTTCGGCGGCCATATCAATGATGCCTTGGACAGTCTGGCGGAACGCGTCCCTTCTCCGGACGTGGTGTTTTTCGTGGCCGCCGTGAAGATTCAAAGCGAGACAGGCGGCAAACTGACGGAGATTATGGACTCAATCTCATATTTGATTCGCGAAAGAGCAAAACTCAAAGGAAAAGTCGCGGCCCTTTCCGCTGAAGGAAGATACTCTGGTCTCGTCATGTTCCTGCTGCCGCCTGTGATGATGGGCGTAATCAAATTTCTGAACCCGAAGTACATGGCTGTGCTGTTTGACACGACTGCTGGCAATTACATACTATATGCCTCCGGAACAATGCTTGCCATCGGAATTCTCGTAATTCAAAGGATGGTGAACATCCGTGTATGA
- a CDS encoding ATP-binding protein: protein MNSLTNQDALHGTVLGQVISVSNSSVIGLFIQANENDTAPKIQVGDLVKIETTDSTIYGMINECSTITQNPPSPDQHQVHFNIDLFGEIARSATGKLRFKRGIASYPSLGQSIKTVSEENFREIYTMPYRKSVKIGTLHQNQNVSVGVDVDDLISKHFAILGSTGSGKSCSLAVLLNAILQRYPHGHVILIDPHNEYKMAFGHHSEYIDVSSIELPYWLLNFHELTKVICQGDASQYQTQSDILLRCVTVAKADHLTSIEATQNITIDSPSPYRMSRVRELICEEMGKLDKQGNTLPYQAILTRIDQLQHDKRFGFMFADFVVRDIFPDILAKILRIPTNGKPITILNLSGTPGEIINIIVSLIARIVFDFAVWSHNETSPPILFVCEEAHRYIPSKDETATLPASHAIARIAQEGRKYGVGLGLVTQRPSDISERILSQCNTLICLRLTTSSDQDFISHALPENCLSIFKALPSLRTRDAIIVGDAVSTPMRIRIDMLEPEHMPRRQSLAASSLWESDTYDSSLITNAVKRWRGNAQ, encoded by the coding sequence ATGAATAGCCTCACCAATCAAGACGCACTTCACGGGACAGTTCTTGGCCAAGTGATCTCCGTCTCAAACTCGTCAGTCATCGGCCTGTTTATCCAAGCAAACGAAAACGATACGGCCCCCAAAATTCAGGTCGGAGACCTCGTCAAGATTGAGACAACTGACTCGACAATATACGGCATGATAAATGAGTGCTCAACAATAACTCAAAATCCCCCCAGCCCCGACCAACATCAAGTTCACTTTAATATCGATTTATTTGGTGAGATAGCAAGATCTGCAACTGGAAAATTGCGATTCAAAAGAGGTATCGCATCATACCCGTCACTTGGACAAAGCATTAAGACAGTTTCCGAGGAGAATTTTCGTGAAATTTATACGATGCCGTATCGCAAATCGGTCAAGATAGGAACACTACACCAGAATCAAAACGTCTCCGTGGGCGTTGACGTCGACGACTTGATTAGCAAACATTTTGCCATATTAGGGTCGACTGGGTCCGGGAAATCATGCTCTTTGGCAGTACTTTTAAACGCAATCCTTCAGCGTTACCCTCATGGGCATGTGATACTCATTGACCCTCACAATGAGTACAAAATGGCTTTTGGACATCACTCGGAATACATTGATGTTAGTTCAATAGAACTACCATATTGGCTGTTAAACTTTCATGAGCTAACAAAGGTCATTTGCCAAGGAGATGCATCACAATACCAGACACAGTCAGACATATTACTAAGATGTGTAACTGTTGCAAAAGCTGACCATCTAACATCAATCGAGGCAACACAAAACATTACCATTGACAGCCCTTCTCCATACCGCATGAGTCGAGTTCGAGAACTGATCTGTGAAGAGATGGGAAAATTGGACAAACAAGGAAACACGTTGCCCTACCAGGCAATTCTTACACGCATTGACCAGCTCCAACACGACAAACGATTCGGATTCATGTTCGCAGACTTTGTCGTTCGCGACATTTTCCCAGACATACTTGCAAAGATCCTACGCATCCCCACAAACGGCAAACCCATCACGATCCTGAACCTCTCCGGCACTCCTGGAGAAATCATCAATATCATTGTTTCGCTTATCGCTCGCATAGTATTTGACTTTGCGGTCTGGAGCCACAACGAGACATCTCCTCCAATCCTATTCGTTTGCGAGGAAGCTCACCGCTACATACCCAGCAAGGACGAAACCGCCACGCTCCCGGCCAGCCACGCTATCGCACGCATTGCCCAAGAGGGACGTAAGTACGGCGTCGGCCTGGGACTCGTCACTCAGCGCCCCTCGGATATTTCCGAACGCATTCTCTCTCAGTGCAACACCCTGATATGCCTACGCCTAACAACATCCTCCGATCAAGACTTCATCAGCCACGCCCTTCCAGAAAATTGCCTGAGCATATTTAAAGCGCTACCCTCTCTGCGGACAAGGGACGCAATCATCGTGGGAGATGCCGTTTCCACCCCTATGCGGATTCGTATCGACATGCTTGAACCTGAACACATGCCCCGCAGACAGTCTCTCGCAGCTTCTTCCCTATGGGAAAGCGACACGTACGATTCTTCGCTCATTACAAATGCGGTCAAGCGTTGGCGCGGCAACGCACAATAA
- a CDS encoding AAA family ATPase encodes MDNKMKVCIEVEDAAASRIIYDSISSRSEFSLITTFPYYADIYIIEVVDDFGNALIKIRNFLDINPALEILVISTEANHSRILEFVNTGVRGYFLLPLSINKFEASIETFAKRYYKERYRNDVHCRTISFLGAKGGTGNTSICVNTALSIQTNNDPTLLMDLHQPHGDAHVILDVDPMHTMGYLVREVHRLDASLLTDVAAKHKTGLNVLPPISHHNEIPLASVEAMSSILEVAKSIYQYIVIDHGSGLNEIDLAYLNTSEYIAITCQPDILSLRNAKLYVGFLRDYNENFMSKIRIIVNRFDSTSKLTIEDISKFLAIDVFHTIPNDYKRISSCCHSGALLHENHPDAKITKSFSDLSSKITRKQDSNNVKQQPKPRSFLRNLFQSRG; translated from the coding sequence ATGGACAATAAAATGAAAGTTTGCATTGAAGTTGAAGATGCAGCTGCGTCAAGAATTATATACGATTCAATTTCCAGTCGTTCTGAATTTTCGCTGATCACCACATTTCCGTATTATGCCGACATATACATCATTGAAGTTGTCGATGACTTCGGCAATGCTCTTATTAAAATTCGCAACTTTCTCGATATAAATCCAGCGCTTGAAATTCTTGTCATCTCTACCGAAGCGAACCATTCACGCATCCTGGAATTTGTTAACACAGGCGTCCGTGGCTACTTCCTTCTCCCTCTATCCATCAACAAATTTGAAGCATCAATCGAAACATTTGCGAAGAGATACTACAAGGAACGCTATCGCAACGATGTACATTGTAGAACAATATCTTTTCTTGGAGCAAAAGGAGGCACCGGCAACACCTCGATATGCGTGAACACCGCGCTATCGATACAGACAAATAATGACCCAACATTACTGATGGACCTTCACCAGCCACATGGTGATGCACACGTCATCCTTGACGTTGATCCTATGCACACCATGGGCTACCTTGTACGCGAAGTTCATCGCCTTGATGCTTCTTTGCTTACGGATGTCGCCGCAAAACATAAGACCGGCCTGAACGTTCTACCCCCAATTTCGCACCACAACGAGATCCCTCTCGCTTCTGTCGAAGCCATGTCTTCCATTCTTGAAGTTGCAAAAAGCATCTACCAGTATATCGTTATTGACCACGGCTCAGGACTAAACGAGATTGACCTCGCATACTTAAACACTTCTGAATACATCGCAATAACCTGCCAACCAGACATCCTTTCCCTGCGCAACGCCAAGCTTTATGTTGGATTTTTAAGAGACTACAATGAAAACTTTATGTCAAAAATACGAATCATTGTGAATCGGTTCGATTCAACCTCAAAACTCACCATCGAAGATATAAGCAAATTTCTTGCCATTGATGTATTTCACACTATACCAAACGACTACAAAAGGATCAGCTCATGCTGCCATAGCGGAGCACTTCTTCACGAAAATCATCCTGATGCAAAAATTACCAAAAGTTTTAGCGATTTATCCTCAAAAATTACTCGGAAACAAGATTCAAACAATGTAAAGCAACAGCCAAAACCACGGTCTTTCTTGCGGAACTTATTCCAGTCACGTGGATGA
- a CDS encoding type II secretion system F family protein: protein MYDNITLKDLLFSAAATLVVLTTFVLLFIMMQKENRRRLINERLKKHSTIDISNNLFETTPVSAAQLVTHTISRVGTSLKLIDDDTTSETEQKFVRAGFRKSSARATFLGGRLGLFVLGLSLAFVIHTTILTSPKLHITILLYLSLAGIGYYLPVFILDYMVRNRQRQILKSLPDALDMLIICIESGMGFDQAIYRISEEIKTGHPALGEEFKLMLLELRAGKGRTDALKSLSNRVGILEVNNLATLIIQSDIFGTSIAQSLRIYSDVMRTQRFQKAEEIAMKLPVKLLFPLVLFILPPLFMIIMGPAVIQISRVFGK, encoded by the coding sequence GTGTATGATAATATTACTCTAAAAGATCTACTTTTTTCTGCAGCAGCAACACTTGTCGTGCTTACGACATTTGTCCTGCTATTCATCATGATGCAGAAAGAAAACAGGCGTCGCCTGATCAACGAAAGACTCAAAAAGCATTCTACGATTGATATATCAAATAATTTGTTTGAGACTACACCTGTTTCAGCTGCTCAGCTTGTAACACACACCATTAGCAGGGTGGGCACCTCTCTCAAATTGATAGATGACGACACGACATCGGAAACAGAACAAAAATTCGTTCGCGCCGGATTTCGCAAATCCAGTGCACGAGCGACCTTTCTTGGAGGCAGGCTTGGATTGTTCGTTCTTGGGCTATCCCTGGCCTTTGTTATTCACACGACAATCCTGACATCTCCAAAGCTACATATAACCATCCTGCTATACTTGTCTCTTGCAGGCATAGGTTATTACTTGCCGGTTTTCATACTGGATTACATGGTTCGAAACAGGCAAAGGCAAATCCTGAAATCCCTTCCGGATGCACTCGACATGCTCATCATCTGCATCGAGTCTGGAATGGGATTTGATCAGGCCATATACAGAATAAGCGAGGAAATTAAAACCGGCCACCCCGCCTTGGGCGAAGAATTCAAGCTCATGCTACTTGAGCTTCGAGCAGGAAAGGGAAGAACGGATGCCTTAAAAAGCCTGTCGAACCGCGTAGGCATTCTTGAAGTGAACAACTTGGCAACATTGATAATCCAATCGGACATCTTCGGCACGAGCATAGCCCAGTCACTGCGGATTTATTCTGATGTCATGAGGACGCAACGCTTCCAAAAAGCGGAAGAAATAGCCATGAAACTTCCTGTCAAACTACTATTCCCGCTGGTACTATTTATTCTTCCTCCGCTGTTCATGATCATCATGGGCCCGGCGGTTATTCAAATTTCACGTGTATTTGGAAAGTAA
- a CDS encoding tetratricopeptide repeat protein: MTTWFFLPSRGFTKALFALGVLTLLSVSQGCSKFSSKAEGDKAKSGSGNQASSQLVSQAEQAAKNNEIDRAFELYDQAVKAGYPAVTAEIQKGKVLLGTGSYAKAAKRFDEALKIDPGNRDAAVFCGYALYMAGDFGPAENRLVDLVSKDPKQYYAKYLLGATYNKVGKPDLAAKEFQDVISQRGENQNILNNLGISYFMLGQYENARDSFLKSLKIGQSKRTQNNLALTLCRLKRYEEAFKLFKSSGGDAFAYNNVGCCYIDAGDNQKAMELFNKAINTSPTIYKPAHDNIIRYGSAQQETPSVRPDTITPPNGNPAPAADGGVRSETTKPPVRTPTNVGIPSSASQDKTPIPLTNP; this comes from the coding sequence ATGACCACATGGTTTTTCCTGCCGTCAAGAGGATTTACCAAGGCTTTATTTGCTTTGGGAGTACTGACCTTACTGAGTGTTTCGCAAGGATGCTCAAAATTCTCGAGCAAAGCTGAGGGAGACAAAGCAAAATCCGGATCAGGGAATCAAGCTTCATCCCAACTTGTTAGTCAGGCAGAACAAGCGGCAAAAAACAATGAAATAGACCGAGCCTTCGAACTATACGACCAAGCCGTCAAAGCGGGCTACCCAGCAGTGACAGCAGAGATACAGAAAGGCAAGGTGCTTCTGGGTACGGGATCATACGCAAAAGCAGCGAAAAGGTTCGACGAAGCACTTAAAATCGACCCTGGCAATCGTGATGCTGCGGTATTTTGCGGATATGCACTGTATATGGCAGGAGATTTCGGCCCGGCGGAGAACAGGCTTGTCGACTTGGTCTCAAAAGACCCCAAGCAATATTACGCAAAATATCTCCTTGGCGCCACATACAATAAAGTTGGAAAACCTGATCTAGCGGCCAAGGAATTTCAGGATGTCATTTCACAAAGGGGAGAGAACCAAAACATTCTCAATAACCTTGGTATTTCCTATTTCATGCTCGGACAGTACGAGAACGCCAGAGATTCTTTCCTGAAGTCTTTAAAAATTGGCCAATCGAAACGAACCCAAAACAACCTTGCGCTAACTCTATGCCGCCTTAAGCGCTACGAAGAAGCCTTCAAATTATTCAAATCCAGTGGCGGAGACGCATTTGCGTATAATAATGTCGGATGCTGCTACATAGATGCAGGAGACAATCAAAAGGCAATGGAACTCTTCAACAAGGCTATCAACACAAGCCCGACGATATACAAACCTGCCCACGACAACATCATCAGGTATGGATCGGCGCAACAGGAGACACCATCCGTCAGACCTGACACGATCACCCCCCCCAACGGCAACCCAGCGCCCGCCGCTGACGGGGGAGTGAGGAGCGAGACAACTAAACCACCCGTCAGGACGCCAACAAACGTCGGCATTCCCTCCTCTGCTTCTCAGGACAAAACTCCAATCCCGCTCACCAACCCGTGA
- a CDS encoding adenylate/guanylate cyclase domain-containing protein — protein sequence MPRKEMDTMPPGPFGSPGPLTSGTKRSTYVIPLLAGVLLAVVAVLFCASPPRRQLESQLFDAFFLLRGPRPAPADLVIVAIDEPSIKELGLAWPWPRRVHAELLRRLSRAGAGLVMLDVVFAEPSPPEDDQALEDAIRDNGRVILASTLDRVEDPAFSRLMLVEPLPRFRNATLDTGLAMLTPDPDGTIRSFVTRLSGQPTLPSAALAHLQTGPTSIPQGGLVNHLGPPRTIRTISYTQVLDDAHPLPPHILQGKIVLVGRSLAAQPDLAGQADSFRTPFSHDTGLNTSGVELHATILSSLLSGRTGTLAPRWSEVVAAFLLLPCAALLLARMRPLAGFLTSAAMAAGVVGFSYVLFAAFLVWFPALFLSVGVLAAEGFLLLDGYMRTSRERRRIRLAFSRYVSPAVVDMLLARPELLEPGGEEVEATVLFSDLAGFTSFSELMAPGELMTVLSEYFTPMTAIIKENSGTLDKFIGDAIMAFWGAPLRDNLHAPHACRAALGMERALKDLRDQWEAQGVPGLYARIGIHSGKVVAGNVGSREQVNYTCLGDTVNLASRLESVNKLYGTGILVSGETRTLLGSEFILRPVDAIRVKGRAKPVEIFELVGLSEPQPQWAVIYEKGLQAYRTQDFGRAQILFAQVLEQKTKDGPSTVMLDRCRSFALTPPGPEWDAVHVMESK from the coding sequence ATGCCCAGGAAGGAGATGGACACAATGCCTCCCGGCCCCTTCGGCTCACCTGGCCCCCTGACGTCCGGGACTAAGCGGAGCACATATGTCATCCCACTTTTAGCTGGAGTCTTGCTCGCGGTAGTGGCCGTGCTGTTCTGCGCTAGTCCCCCAAGGAGGCAACTGGAAAGCCAGCTTTTCGACGCTTTCTTTCTCCTGCGCGGCCCACGGCCAGCTCCGGCTGATCTCGTCATCGTGGCCATCGATGAGCCCTCCATCAAGGAACTAGGCTTGGCCTGGCCCTGGCCGCGCCGGGTTCACGCGGAACTCCTTCGCCGGCTCTCCCGGGCCGGGGCAGGGCTTGTGATGCTAGATGTGGTATTTGCAGAACCGTCCCCTCCAGAGGACGATCAAGCCCTGGAGGATGCGATTCGCGACAACGGTCGGGTGATTCTGGCTTCCACCCTGGACAGAGTGGAGGATCCCGCCTTCAGCCGCCTGATGCTGGTGGAACCCCTCCCCCGCTTCAGAAACGCAACCTTGGACACGGGCCTCGCCATGCTCACCCCCGATCCGGACGGAACGATCCGCAGCTTCGTCACCCGTCTCTCTGGACAGCCAACGCTACCCTCAGCGGCCCTTGCCCATCTTCAGACTGGTCCAACTTCCATCCCGCAGGGCGGACTCGTAAACCACTTGGGGCCTCCCCGCACCATCCGTACGATTTCTTACACCCAGGTACTTGACGATGCCCATCCCCTCCCCCCGCACATCCTGCAAGGAAAAATCGTCTTGGTGGGCCGATCCCTGGCAGCGCAACCCGATCTTGCAGGACAGGCCGATTCCTTCCGCACCCCCTTCAGCCATGACACCGGTTTAAACACCTCGGGTGTGGAACTGCACGCCACCATACTCTCTTCGTTGCTTTCCGGGCGCACCGGAACGCTTGCCCCCCGCTGGAGCGAAGTGGTTGCGGCATTCCTCCTCCTACCTTGCGCGGCCCTACTGCTAGCGCGAATGAGACCTCTGGCCGGATTTCTGACCTCGGCGGCCATGGCCGCCGGAGTCGTGGGGTTCTCCTACGTCCTGTTCGCGGCGTTCCTCGTGTGGTTTCCCGCATTGTTTTTGTCGGTCGGAGTGCTGGCCGCCGAGGGATTCCTCCTTCTTGACGGATACATGAGAACATCGCGGGAGAGACGGCGCATCCGTCTGGCGTTCTCTCGCTACGTTTCTCCGGCTGTGGTTGACATGCTCCTGGCCAGACCAGAACTCCTGGAGCCTGGGGGCGAGGAAGTTGAGGCCACGGTGCTCTTTTCCGACCTGGCGGGGTTCACTTCATTCTCCGAGCTCATGGCCCCGGGCGAATTGATGACAGTTCTCTCCGAGTACTTCACCCCCATGACCGCAATCATCAAGGAAAACTCCGGCACCCTGGATAAATTCATCGGCGACGCCATCATGGCCTTCTGGGGCGCCCCCCTGCGCGACAACCTGCATGCGCCCCATGCCTGCCGCGCGGCCTTGGGCATGGAAAGGGCTTTGAAGGACCTGCGCGACCAGTGGGAAGCCCAGGGTGTCCCTGGCTTATACGCACGCATTGGCATTCATTCAGGGAAGGTTGTGGCCGGGAATGTAGGTTCACGAGAGCAAGTCAACTACACCTGCCTGGGAGACACCGTGAACCTGGCCTCGCGCCTGGAATCCGTGAACAAACTCTATGGCACGGGGATTCTGGTCAGCGGCGAAACCCGGACGCTTCTTGGCTCTGAATTCATACTGCGCCCAGTAGATGCAATCCGGGTGAAGGGTCGGGCCAAGCCGGTGGAAATTTTCGAACTGGTGGGTCTGAGCGAACCCCAGCCACAGTGGGCCGTGATTTACGAAAAAGGGCTTCAGGCCTACAGGACCCAGGATTTCGGCCGGGCCCAGATATTGTTCGCCCAGGTTCTCGAGCAAAAAACCAAGGATGGACCATCCACGGTCATGCTCGACCGGTGCAGAAGTTTCGCCCTGACTCCCCCCGGCCCCGAATGGGACGCAGTTCATGTGATGGAGTCCAAATAG